In Scleropages formosus chromosome 18, fSclFor1.1, whole genome shotgun sequence, one DNA window encodes the following:
- the LOC108934044 gene encoding H-2 class II histocompatibility antigen, A-U alpha chain-like has translation MSFSVFVALLFGALCVCSRVQAHDHVDISMTTCQTGDIDPEDEKELDGDELFYVDFAKQEIVSETPDFIGQMDAPGWVQQALGNQQICKNNLNVSVKAEQNPPEEIDPPQVTVYPEDQVSLGGSNTLICFVNNFFPPPVKVKWTKNDVEVTEGVTLSRYYPNKDFTFRQYSTVPIIPQEGDIYSCTVEHKGLPEPETRLWEPEIQEASDIGKTVYCGVGLTLGLLGVGVGTFFLIKGNNCN, from the exons ATGAGCTTCTCTGTGTTCGTCGCTCTGCTTTTTGGGGCTCTTTGCGTCTGTTCGCGCGTTCagg CACATGATCATGTCGATATATCCATGACTACCTGTCAGACCGGTGACATTGACCCTGAGGATGAGAAAGAGTTGGACGGAGATGAGTTATTTTACGTCGATTTTGCAAAGCAAGAAATAGTGAGCGAAACACCAGACTTTATTGGGCAGATGGACGCTCCAGGCTGGGTTCAGCAGGCACTGGGAAACCAACAGATTTGTAAGAACAACCTGAATGTGAGTGTTAAAGCTGAACAGAACCCACCTGAAGAGATCG ATCCTCCTCAAGTCACAGTCTATCCTGAAGATCAAGTTTCACTGGGAGGAAGCAACACATTGATCTGCTTTGTGAACAACTTCTTCCCACCACCTGTGAAAGTGAAGTGGACTAAGAATGATGTGGAGGTGACAGAGGGGGTCACTCTGAGTCGCTACTACCCCAACAAGGATTTCACCTTCAGACAGTACTCTACTGTACCCATCATCCCACAGGAGGGGGATATTTACTCCTGCACTGTGGAGCACAAGGGGCTTCCTGAACCTGAAACCAGGCTCTGGG AGCCTGAAATTCAGGAAGCATCAGATATTGGAAAGACAGTTTATTGTGGAGTTGGACTGACCCTTGGTTTGTTGGGAGTGGGAGTTGGAACCTTCTTTCTCATAAAGGGGAACAATTGCAATTAA